From one Bacillus sp. FJAT-42376 genomic stretch:
- a CDS encoding GlsB/YeaQ/YmgE family stress response membrane protein has translation MNFIVSILIALVIGWIGDMLVKNSMPGGIIGSIIAGFAGAWLGTLLLGAWGPEIAGFYIIPAIIGAAIIVFLVGLIFRATKRTAH, from the coding sequence ATGAACTTTATCGTATCTATCTTAATCGCATTAGTCATCGGCTGGATTGGTGACATGCTAGTAAAAAACTCAATGCCGGGCGGAATCATTGGTTCCATTATCGCAGGATTTGCAGGCGCATGGCTTGGCACATTGCTCCTTGGAGCGTGGGGACCGGAAATCGCAGGTTTCTATATTATCCCGGCGATTATCGGTGCAGCCATTATCGTATTCCTTGTAGGACTAATCTTTAGAGCGACAAAAAGAACAGCTCATTAA
- a CDS encoding beta-galactosidase → MFIGVDYYPEQWPESRWPEDIRLMKELGVNVVRLAEFGWQLMEPEEGRFDFSVYDRAIQLLTDHGIKIVLGTPTATPPAWLIQKHPEILPTDENGVQISFGARRHYTVNSKVFREYTKKIVAEMAKHYGQHPDVIGWQTDNEYGHEKSDRSYGEEDRQAFQDWLKQKYETLVRLNKEWGTVFWSQTYTDWAQIPVPRKVLQEHNPSLLLDFDRFCADAYTSYNKLQTDILRAHIRENQFLTHNFVYTDQAINQWDMAEDLDYVAYDNYPVWGGLAEPVSPSAIAHQHDLCRGTKNGKGYWVMEELSGAQGWSKIGYLPRPGHIKLWTYQAISRGAEAIVYFRWRAAHFGTEEFCHGILDHDGIPKRKFREVKEVIDSLKKHGDDWIASKYEAQAAVYYEPENAWAWRIQPQSSAFSHREELLRHYTPAHRLNVATDAVNSRSSLDGYKTVIVPIYFLENPVFTEKLKRYAENGGTVVFSYRSGVKKPNNFVTGQTLPGELSAMTGIQINEYESLQTGQQNKVIGTSGSLNGLESGASVWCDLIDPVTAEVLAEYDGCFYKGTAAVTKNRFGKGTVYYIGTALEEHMLTALYKDIFEEAGADFMETERGTEVVIRGSFLSAMNHSVDSSAELNLPEGTWMDCASEEKVPASIMLDPLGSVLLKKI, encoded by the coding sequence ATGTTTATCGGAGTGGATTACTATCCTGAGCAGTGGCCTGAATCGAGATGGCCGGAAGATATCAGGCTTATGAAGGAGCTCGGAGTGAATGTGGTAAGACTGGCTGAATTTGGCTGGCAGCTGATGGAGCCGGAAGAGGGGCGCTTTGATTTCTCCGTTTATGACCGGGCCATTCAACTGCTTACCGATCATGGAATCAAAATTGTACTTGGAACGCCGACTGCTACTCCGCCTGCCTGGCTGATCCAGAAGCATCCGGAAATCCTGCCGACGGATGAGAACGGGGTTCAAATTTCCTTCGGAGCGAGAAGGCATTACACGGTAAACAGCAAGGTCTTTCGTGAATATACGAAAAAAATCGTCGCTGAAATGGCAAAACATTATGGTCAGCACCCGGATGTAATCGGCTGGCAGACAGATAATGAATACGGACATGAAAAATCAGACCGGAGCTACGGAGAAGAGGACCGGCAAGCCTTCCAAGACTGGTTAAAACAAAAGTATGAAACGCTTGTTCGTCTTAATAAAGAATGGGGTACCGTCTTTTGGAGCCAGACGTATACGGATTGGGCACAGATTCCCGTGCCGAGAAAAGTGCTCCAGGAACACAATCCAAGTCTGCTTCTTGATTTTGACCGTTTTTGTGCGGACGCCTACACAAGCTACAACAAGCTGCAGACCGATATCCTAAGGGCCCATATCCGGGAAAATCAATTTTTGACTCATAATTTCGTCTATACGGACCAGGCCATCAATCAATGGGACATGGCGGAGGATCTGGATTATGTCGCCTATGACAATTATCCGGTATGGGGCGGACTGGCAGAACCGGTCTCTCCTTCCGCCATTGCCCATCAGCATGACTTGTGCCGGGGGACAAAGAACGGAAAAGGCTACTGGGTTATGGAGGAACTGTCGGGAGCTCAAGGATGGAGCAAAATCGGCTACCTTCCGAGACCCGGACATATTAAACTCTGGACCTATCAGGCTATTTCAAGAGGAGCAGAGGCGATCGTTTATTTCAGATGGCGTGCAGCGCATTTTGGAACAGAAGAATTTTGCCACGGCATTCTTGACCATGATGGCATTCCGAAGCGGAAATTCCGCGAAGTAAAGGAAGTCATCGATTCATTAAAGAAACATGGTGATGACTGGATTGCCTCGAAGTATGAAGCGCAGGCAGCGGTTTACTACGAGCCGGAGAACGCATGGGCATGGAGAATTCAGCCGCAGAGCAGCGCATTTTCCCACCGGGAAGAGCTTTTAAGACATTATACCCCGGCCCATCGTTTAAACGTGGCCACTGATGCGGTAAACAGCCGCAGCAGTCTGGATGGCTATAAAACGGTTATTGTCCCTATTTACTTCCTTGAGAATCCTGTATTTACAGAAAAGCTGAAACGGTATGCAGAAAACGGAGGAACAGTCGTATTCAGCTATCGTTCAGGTGTGAAAAAGCCAAATAACTTTGTAACCGGACAAACGCTTCCGGGTGAGCTTTCCGCTATGACGGGTATTCAGATCAATGAGTATGAATCTTTGCAAACCGGACAGCAGAATAAGGTAATCGGGACGTCAGGCAGTCTGAACGGCCTTGAATCCGGCGCATCGGTTTGGTGTGATTTAATTGATCCGGTTACAGCGGAGGTTCTGGCAGAATACGATGGCTGCTTTTACAAAGGGACAGCTGCAGTTACAAAGAACCGATTCGGAAAAGGAACGGTTTATTATATTGGAACAGCCCTTGAAGAACACATGCTCACGGCTCTATACAAAGACATTTTTGAAGAAGCGGGAGCAGATTTCATGGAAACTGAACGAGGGACAGAGGTCGTCATCAGAGGGAGCTTCTTAAGTGCGATGAATCATTCTGTCGATTCATCCGCCGAACTCAATCTGCCTGAAGGAACATGGATGGATTGTGCATCAGAGGAAAAAGTTCCGGCGTCCATTATGCTGGATCCGCTCGGCTCTGTTTTGCTTAAAAAAATATAA
- the galT gene encoding UDP-glucose--hexose-1-phosphate uridylyltransferase: MPNPIYAYIEELLQYGMEKKLVSKWDVDLVRNRLFEALDLNGEQAEASTGGVPDTPIPILEKILGWAAVNGRLEADSVTYRDLMDTKLMGCLTPSQSEVIRRFIEKSDREGIEAATDSYYQFAQDVHYIRTDRIAKNQHWYSSTPYGKMEITINLSKPEKDPKAIAAAKQMADSRYPDCLLCKENVGYAGRVNHPARQNHRIIPVGLNGEEWFLQYSPYVYYKEHCIVFAGEHKPMRISKETFVRLLDFTDEYPHYFLGSNADLPIVGGSILSHDHFQGGRHDFPMAKAEMEKMFSFPDFPGLKAGIVKWPMSVVRLQGTDKAHLVQLADHVLNGWKAYSDPDVNVYASSGEEPHNTITPIARRRGGLFELDLVLRNNRTSEEHPMGIFHPHQEVHHIKKENIGLIEVMGLAVLPGRLTEEMKQLSEILPLEDAEEEIRKRPELRKHLDWALEIKKRCSMNGDNAYALLQEELGKVFAVILEHAGVFKRDEKGMAAFTSFIEKTGGEPVQL, from the coding sequence ATGCCAAATCCGATTTATGCGTATATAGAGGAACTGCTTCAATATGGAATGGAGAAAAAGCTCGTGTCCAAATGGGATGTGGATCTCGTAAGAAACAGGCTTTTTGAGGCTCTGGATCTTAATGGTGAACAGGCCGAGGCTTCAACTGGCGGAGTGCCGGATACGCCCATTCCGATTTTGGAGAAAATTCTTGGATGGGCGGCTGTTAATGGACGGCTTGAGGCAGACTCTGTCACTTACCGGGATCTTATGGATACGAAGCTGATGGGATGTCTTACTCCATCCCAGTCTGAAGTCATCCGCCGATTCATTGAAAAATCAGACCGGGAAGGCATTGAAGCAGCAACGGATTCTTACTACCAGTTTGCTCAGGATGTCCACTATATCCGAACGGACCGAATTGCGAAAAATCAGCATTGGTATTCGTCTACTCCTTACGGAAAAATGGAGATCACTATTAATCTGTCGAAGCCCGAAAAAGATCCGAAGGCCATTGCTGCGGCAAAGCAAATGGCAGACAGCCGTTATCCTGACTGCCTCCTCTGCAAGGAAAATGTCGGCTACGCCGGCAGAGTGAATCACCCTGCAAGGCAGAATCACCGGATTATCCCTGTCGGACTCAATGGAGAAGAATGGTTTCTTCAATATTCTCCTTATGTGTATTATAAAGAACACTGTATCGTATTCGCAGGAGAGCATAAGCCCATGCGTATTTCGAAAGAAACCTTCGTAAGGCTGCTCGACTTCACAGATGAGTATCCGCATTATTTTCTCGGATCCAATGCAGACCTTCCGATTGTTGGAGGATCCATTCTGAGTCATGATCATTTTCAGGGCGGGCGCCACGACTTCCCGATGGCCAAAGCAGAAATGGAGAAAATGTTCTCTTTTCCCGATTTCCCGGGGCTGAAAGCTGGAATAGTGAAGTGGCCGATGTCTGTAGTCAGGCTTCAGGGGACGGACAAAGCGCATCTGGTGCAGCTTGCTGATCATGTTCTGAATGGCTGGAAGGCTTATTCGGATCCGGATGTGAATGTGTATGCCTCATCGGGAGAGGAACCGCACAATACGATCACACCTATTGCGAGGCGGAGAGGCGGACTGTTTGAACTGGACCTGGTCCTGCGCAATAACCGGACGAGTGAAGAACATCCAATGGGGATTTTTCATCCCCATCAAGAAGTTCACCATATAAAAAAAGAGAACATCGGTCTCATTGAAGTAATGGGATTAGCGGTTCTGCCCGGGCGTTTAACAGAGGAAATGAAGCAGCTTTCCGAGATTCTTCCATTAGAAGACGCCGAAGAGGAAATCAGGAAGCGTCCGGAACTCCGCAAGCATTTGGACTGGGCGCTTGAAATAAAGAAGCGCTGCAGCATGAACGGGGATAACGCTTATGCTTTATTGCAGGAAGAACTGGGGAAAGTGTTCGCTGTGATCCTTGAGCATGCCGGTGTATTTAAACGGGATGAAAAAGGAATGGCAGCTTTTACATCCTTTATTGAAAAAACGGGTGGAGAACCCGTTCAACTATAA
- the galE gene encoding UDP-glucose 4-epimerase GalE, translating into MAILVCGGAGYIGSHAVSELLDRGEQVIVADSLQKGHVEAVLEGAKLYTGDLRDEAFLRHLFQENEIEAVMHFAADSLVGESVEDPLKYYDNNVYGALCLLKVMKEFDVKKIVFSSTAAAYGEAETIPIREDEPTEPTNPYGETKLAIEKMLKWSEKAYGLNYMVLRYFNVAGAHMEGKLGEDHDPETHLIPIILQVALGRRGKIMIYGEDYATPDGTCIRDYIHVTDLADAHLLALDALRKGAVSGTYNLGNGNGFSVKEVIDAARRVTGHAIPAEAAPRRAGDPARLVASSEKAVSELGWKPKYADLEVMIESAWKWYQKHPDGY; encoded by the coding sequence ATGGCAATTTTAGTTTGCGGCGGAGCCGGATATATCGGAAGTCACGCGGTGTCGGAGCTGCTGGACCGGGGAGAACAGGTCATTGTGGCGGACAGCCTGCAAAAAGGACATGTGGAGGCGGTTCTGGAAGGAGCGAAGCTTTACACGGGCGACTTGCGGGATGAAGCGTTCTTAAGGCATTTATTTCAGGAGAATGAGATTGAAGCTGTAATGCATTTTGCAGCAGACTCTCTAGTTGGAGAGAGTGTCGAAGATCCTCTGAAGTACTACGATAACAACGTTTACGGCGCCCTTTGCCTTCTGAAAGTGATGAAGGAGTTTGATGTCAAAAAAATCGTGTTTTCTTCAACGGCTGCTGCTTACGGAGAGGCGGAAACTATTCCGATTCGGGAAGATGAGCCGACGGAACCGACAAATCCATACGGGGAAACGAAGCTTGCCATTGAAAAAATGCTGAAGTGGTCAGAGAAAGCATACGGATTGAACTATATGGTCCTGCGCTATTTTAATGTAGCGGGTGCCCATATGGAAGGAAAGCTTGGAGAAGACCATGATCCTGAGACCCATCTCATCCCCATCATTCTGCAAGTGGCACTGGGCCGGCGCGGAAAGATTATGATTTACGGAGAGGATTATGCGACACCGGATGGGACGTGTATAAGGGATTACATTCACGTAACGGATTTGGCGGACGCTCATTTGCTTGCTCTTGACGCTCTAAGAAAAGGGGCGGTGAGCGGGACATATAACCTTGGTAACGGAAACGGGTTTTCTGTAAAAGAAGTGATTGATGCTGCAAGACGTGTAACAGGTCATGCCATTCCTGCCGAAGCGGCGCCGAGGAGAGCGGGAGATCCTGCGAGATTAGTTGCTTCGTCTGAAAAAGCAGTCTCAGAGCTTGGCTGGAAGCCAAAGTATGCTGACCTTGAAGTAATGATTGAGAGTGCGTGGAAATGGTATCAAAAACACCCGGATGGCTATTAA
- a CDS encoding galactokinase, whose translation MLKKLLNQFNEVFGHGSEPRAFFAPGRVNLIGEHTDYNGGHVFPCALNVGTYCLVRERSDQLMRLYSLNFKEKGIMEFGMDDLQYREEHDWANYPKGVMKEFAIKGMKLIHGMDVLYFGNIPNGAGLSSSASIELASAVMFNELTRSSIDMIELVKMSQHAENDFIGVSCGIMDQFAIGMGKKDSAVLLNCQTLEYEYSPLELNDAVLVISNTGKRRTLADSKYNERRAECERALKQLKRKLDIQSLGDLSAEEFEQNQYAIENETDRKRARHAVMENIRTLEAVKRLREGDIAGFGQLMNESHKSLRDDYEVTGKELDAMAEIAWEQPGVTGSRMTGAGFGGCTVSIVQKDAVPSFISGAGAAYEKQTGLIPAFYVVEVGEGAREITSI comes from the coding sequence ATGCTTAAAAAGTTACTTAATCAATTTAATGAAGTATTCGGGCATGGGTCAGAACCGCGGGCTTTTTTTGCTCCGGGACGAGTGAACTTAATCGGAGAGCATACGGATTATAACGGCGGACACGTCTTCCCGTGTGCCTTAAATGTCGGAACATACTGTCTTGTAAGAGAACGGAGCGATCAGCTGATGAGGCTGTATTCTCTGAATTTCAAAGAAAAAGGAATCATGGAATTCGGGATGGATGATCTCCAATATCGGGAGGAACATGATTGGGCTAATTATCCGAAAGGGGTTATGAAAGAATTCGCTATAAAAGGAATGAAGCTGATCCACGGAATGGATGTGCTGTATTTCGGAAATATCCCGAACGGTGCCGGACTTTCATCTTCAGCATCCATTGAACTTGCTTCAGCTGTGATGTTCAACGAACTGACAAGATCTTCAATAGACATGATTGAACTGGTCAAAATGAGTCAGCATGCAGAAAACGACTTTATTGGTGTAAGCTGCGGAATTATGGACCAATTTGCCATTGGGATGGGCAAGAAGGATTCGGCTGTGCTCCTAAACTGCCAAACTCTGGAGTATGAGTACAGTCCGCTGGAATTGAATGATGCGGTCCTCGTCATTTCCAATACAGGAAAACGACGGACACTTGCGGATTCAAAGTACAATGAGCGCCGTGCTGAATGTGAGCGCGCATTGAAACAACTGAAAAGAAAGCTCGATATTCAGTCACTCGGAGATCTGTCTGCGGAGGAATTTGAACAAAACCAATATGCAATCGAAAATGAAACAGACCGAAAAAGAGCCCGGCATGCTGTTATGGAAAATATCCGGACTTTAGAGGCGGTGAAGCGTCTCCGCGAAGGAGATATAGCAGGCTTCGGACAATTAATGAATGAGTCCCACAAATCACTGAGGGATGATTATGAAGTAACCGGAAAAGAACTGGACGCAATGGCGGAAATTGCTTGGGAACAGCCGGGTGTCACCGGTTCAAGAATGACTGGTGCAGGCTTCGGCGGATGCACGGTCAGTATTGTACAAAAAGACGCGGTCCCTTCATTCATTTCCGGGGCGGGTGCCGCTTATGAAAAACAAACAGGTCTGATCCCGGCATTTTATGTTGTGGAAGTTGGCGAAGGTGCAAGAGAAATCACTTCTATTTAA
- a CDS encoding helix-turn-helix domain-containing protein — protein sequence MPASSYGSVAFRFKEEPLNKLAQLWSVGWDVQASSIYSWSGTERKDLGKVIFQVTLSGFGEIQIDGKTHRVQPGQAFIVKSPSNYRYYLPETSDKWEFMYLTLYGEEADRCINHIRQKTSQVLRFHPESIPVKLLKQIYDEASTKNIKSAYKGSSLAYQFIMELYEYVSEMDKEMDEWPESVVSAVLFARHSYDSPIGPDEMADASGLSRYHFTRMFKKNTGLTPIQYLTNIRVAKAVELLTHTKYTIEEIAGLVGYTNANYLNKVCRKVTGKSPGQIRKEKTEWQQEKFIQD from the coding sequence ATGCCTGCATCATCATACGGGTCTGTCGCGTTCCGCTTTAAAGAAGAGCCTCTGAATAAGCTCGCCCAGCTCTGGTCGGTCGGATGGGATGTGCAGGCATCCTCCATTTATTCGTGGAGCGGGACTGAGAGGAAGGATTTGGGGAAGGTCATTTTCCAGGTGACCCTCTCAGGATTCGGAGAAATTCAAATAGACGGGAAAACCCATCGAGTTCAGCCGGGACAGGCTTTTATCGTAAAAAGCCCAAGTAATTACCGCTACTATTTGCCGGAAACAAGCGATAAATGGGAGTTTATGTACCTAACCTTGTATGGGGAGGAAGCAGATCGCTGCATCAATCATATCCGTCAAAAGACCAGCCAGGTTCTTCGTTTCCATCCAGAATCCATCCCGGTGAAGCTGTTAAAACAAATTTATGATGAAGCGAGTACAAAAAACATCAAATCCGCCTATAAAGGATCGAGTCTCGCCTATCAATTCATCATGGAGCTGTATGAATACGTATCGGAGATGGATAAAGAAATGGATGAGTGGCCCGAGAGTGTCGTCAGTGCCGTGCTTTTCGCAAGACATTCGTACGATAGCCCGATCGGTCCTGACGAAATGGCAGATGCATCCGGTCTTTCAAGATACCATTTCACAAGAATGTTCAAGAAAAATACGGGTCTTACCCCGATTCAATATTTAACGAACATCCGCGTGGCAAAAGCAGTTGAATTGCTTACGCACACCAAATACACTATTGAAGAGATTGCCGGGCTTGTCGGATATACGAATGCCAATTATTTAAATAAAGTATGCCGGAAAGTAACCGGAAAATCCCCCGGACAGATCAGGAAGGAAAAAACCGAGTGGCAGCAGGAGAAATTCATCCAAGACTAA
- a CDS encoding SDR family NAD(P)-dependent oxidoreductase has product MKKIAVLGASGGMGYSLVNELVRQGFEVTAFARNKKKLERLFGGVREIDIKTGDAFKEEDILQACKGAEVIFHTVSVPYSDWTDGHPAIMRHAVQAAKIEQAKLIIIDNIYAYGRQYSKKVTENAQKNPHTKKGKIRLSLENMVREAGIPYMILHFPDYYGPNAENSLLHQTLKNVMANKRAIFIGDMEIKREFIYTPDGAKAAVTLILNEEAYGQNWNIPGAGTISGNEIISLLKTEAGYSRPVMKIGKRAIWFMGLFNRNMKEVREMMYLNEQPVILSGEKYEQKAGPLPSTSYKRGISETLAFMARSEHS; this is encoded by the coding sequence ATGAAAAAGATTGCGGTACTTGGAGCCTCAGGAGGAATGGGGTATTCACTAGTAAACGAACTTGTGCGTCAAGGATTTGAAGTGACGGCATTTGCACGGAATAAAAAGAAACTTGAGCGGCTCTTTGGAGGAGTAAGAGAAATCGATATTAAAACTGGCGATGCTTTTAAAGAGGAAGATATCCTGCAGGCCTGCAAAGGAGCGGAAGTGATTTTTCATACAGTCAGTGTTCCCTATTCGGACTGGACGGATGGACACCCCGCCATCATGAGGCATGCGGTGCAGGCGGCTAAGATTGAGCAGGCGAAGCTGATTATAATTGATAATATTTACGCATATGGCAGACAATACAGCAAAAAAGTAACGGAAAATGCGCAAAAAAATCCCCATACTAAAAAGGGGAAAATTCGTTTATCCCTTGAGAACATGGTAAGAGAAGCAGGAATCCCATACATGATCCTCCATTTCCCTGATTATTACGGGCCTAATGCTGAGAATTCGCTTCTTCATCAAACACTGAAAAATGTCATGGCCAATAAACGGGCCATTTTTATAGGAGATATGGAGATAAAAAGAGAATTCATCTATACTCCGGATGGAGCTAAAGCTGCGGTAACTCTGATCTTAAATGAGGAGGCGTACGGGCAAAATTGGAACATTCCTGGGGCGGGGACAATAAGCGGGAACGAAATAATAAGCTTGCTCAAAACAGAAGCCGGCTACTCGAGACCTGTCATGAAAATAGGAAAACGGGCGATTTGGTTTATGGGTCTGTTTAACCGGAATATGAAGGAAGTGAGAGAAATGATGTATTTGAATGAACAGCCTGTTATTTTATCCGGGGAGAAATATGAACAGAAGGCAGGACCTCTTCCATCTACATCCTATAAGCGTGGGATTTCAGAAACGCTGGCTTTTATGGCACGCTCGGAGCACTCTTAA
- a CDS encoding TetR/AcrR family transcriptional regulator yields MAARKAVKQELTRDIIMDAARELFTAEGYQNVSMRKIAKELGYSHGSIYYHFNSKAELFYAMVRSDFQLLDDVLNRIVDREQASDEEKLKSILFGYIEFGLTHQSHYEVMFLIKDEEVKSYFAQEPNISYEKFAQSLYNLTDGKVTVSEIWSVFLSLHGFVTHYSKTGMKFEDTKEMAERHVQFLMQTLIKK; encoded by the coding sequence GTGGCAGCGAGAAAAGCAGTTAAGCAGGAGCTGACAAGGGATATCATCATGGATGCTGCGCGCGAGCTATTTACAGCAGAAGGATATCAGAATGTCTCTATGAGGAAAATAGCAAAAGAACTTGGGTACAGCCATGGATCCATCTACTATCACTTCAATAGCAAGGCGGAACTCTTTTATGCGATGGTCCGTTCTGATTTTCAGCTCCTGGATGACGTTCTGAACCGAATTGTGGACAGGGAACAGGCATCAGATGAAGAGAAGCTCAAAAGCATCTTATTTGGATATATTGAATTTGGGCTCACCCATCAGAGTCACTATGAAGTGATGTTTCTTATTAAGGATGAGGAAGTAAAGAGCTATTTTGCACAGGAACCGAACATCAGCTATGAGAAATTCGCACAGTCTCTTTATAACCTCACGGATGGAAAAGTAACGGTTTCCGAAATCTGGTCTGTTTTTCTATCGCTCCATGGATTTGTGACACATTATAGCAAAACAGGAATGAAGTTTGAAGATACGAAAGAAATGGCGGAGCGCCATGTCCAATTTTTAATGCAGACACTTATTAAAAAATAG
- a CDS encoding bifunctional hydroxymethylpyrimidine kinase/phosphomethylpyrimidine kinase produces the protein MNMPKALTIAGSDSSGGAGIQADLKTFQEHGVYGMSALTVIVAMDPHNEWHHQVFPVELDIIKPQLATIVEGIGADAMKTGMLPTVDIIQLAADTIKKHGLKNVVVDPVMVCKGADEVLYPELAEALRDILTPVATVVTPNLFEAGQLSGIGAITTVDQMKEAAQKIHALGVPYVLVKGGGKLDHEKAVDVLYDGTDFEVLESERIDTSYTHGAGCTYSSAITANLAKGLDVKDAIYEAKKFITAAIKHSFPLNEYVGPTNHAGLRLYGE, from the coding sequence ATGAATATGCCTAAAGCATTAACCATTGCCGGATCGGACAGCAGCGGAGGAGCAGGAATCCAAGCTGATTTAAAAACGTTCCAGGAGCATGGAGTTTACGGAATGTCTGCTTTAACAGTAATTGTCGCGATGGATCCCCACAACGAGTGGCATCATCAGGTTTTCCCTGTTGAGCTTGATATAATAAAACCGCAGCTCGCTACAATCGTCGAAGGAATTGGAGCAGATGCAATGAAAACCGGTATGCTGCCGACTGTGGATATTATCCAGCTTGCAGCAGATACAATAAAGAAGCACGGTTTGAAAAATGTGGTCGTGGATCCTGTTATGGTATGCAAGGGAGCGGATGAAGTCCTTTACCCGGAGCTTGCTGAAGCACTCCGTGATATCTTAACTCCGGTTGCAACCGTTGTTACACCCAACCTTTTTGAAGCCGGACAGCTGAGCGGAATCGGCGCCATCACAACCGTTGATCAAATGAAAGAAGCGGCGCAAAAAATTCATGCACTCGGCGTTCCATACGTTCTGGTTAAAGGCGGCGGAAAGCTTGATCATGAGAAAGCAGTCGATGTTCTTTATGACGGCACAGACTTTGAAGTCCTTGAAAGCGAGCGGATTGATACTTCGTATACTCATGGCGCTGGATGCACGTATTCATCAGCCATTACCGCGAACCTTGCAAAAGGCCTCGATGTAAAAGATGCCATTTATGAAGCTAAAAAATTCATTACAGCTGCGATTAAACATTCCTTCCCGCTGAATGAATATGTCGGACCTACCAATCATGCAGGATTAAGACTGTATGGTGAATAA
- the nfsA gene encoding oxygen-insensitive NADPH nitroreductase: protein MNSTIETILKHRSIRQFEDRPLTDEQISLLVKAAQAASTSSNIQAYSIIGVKNPAAKEKLAELAGGQSYVAHNGHFFVFCADLYRHQKIGEMENMDVTESLESTEKFMVALIDAALAAQNTAVAAESMGLGICYIGGLRNNLPEVAKVLKTPERVIPLFGMAIGYPDQNPDVKPRLPFEHLYFEEQYDTDPAEYEKQLNEYNETVSSYYKERTGGERSDTWTGQMAQMLSHPQRMYMKEFVEKNGLNKQ from the coding sequence ATGAATTCTACTATTGAAACGATATTAAAACACCGCTCCATTCGCCAGTTTGAAGACCGGCCATTAACAGATGAACAAATTTCTCTGCTCGTGAAAGCGGCGCAGGCTGCCTCCACTTCAAGCAATATCCAGGCATACTCCATTATCGGAGTGAAAAATCCTGCAGCGAAGGAGAAGCTTGCCGAGCTTGCCGGCGGACAATCTTATGTGGCGCATAACGGCCATTTCTTTGTATTTTGCGCAGACCTCTACCGGCATCAGAAAATAGGGGAAATGGAGAACATGGATGTAACCGAATCCCTTGAAAGCACAGAAAAATTCATGGTCGCTCTCATCGATGCAGCTCTTGCCGCCCAAAATACAGCTGTCGCTGCCGAATCGATGGGGCTTGGCATCTGTTATATAGGAGGTTTGCGGAACAATCTCCCGGAAGTGGCGAAAGTGCTTAAAACGCCGGAACGCGTGATTCCGCTATTCGGAATGGCGATCGGCTATCCGGACCAGAATCCTGATGTAAAGCCAAGACTGCCATTCGAACATCTTTATTTCGAGGAGCAATATGATACAGATCCGGCAGAGTATGAGAAACAGCTTAATGAATACAACGAAACAGTGTCCTCCTACTATAAGGAGCGTACCGGAGGAGAGCGGTCGGATACGTGGACGGGGCAAATGGCGCAAATGCTTTCCCATCCTCAGCGGATGTACATGAAGGAATTTGTGGAAAAGAACGGCTTAAACAAGCAATAA